The proteins below are encoded in one region of Gopherus flavomarginatus isolate rGopFla2 chromosome 12, rGopFla2.mat.asm, whole genome shotgun sequence:
- the GPRC5C gene encoding G-protein coupled receptor family C group 5 member C isoform X1: MATPWFLLMSVWLPLRFLPVCRAQEPPPSGCGTDLPLLYYNLCDLSAAWGIVLEAVASFGAVSSFVLTIILVASLPFVQDPRKKSLVGTQAFFLLGTFGLFCLTFDFIVKRDFSTCTSRRFLFGVLFGICFSCLVAHAITLNFLARRNHGLQGWVTFGVALLLALVEVIINTEWLLITLVRSDGPSQDPCDVANEDFVMALIFVMFLLLAAFAAAWPALCGCYKHWRKHIIFILLTTSLSMTIWVVWIIMYLYGNQQRGGPAWDDPTLAIALVANACVFVVFYIIPEVSHVTRPGPEQTYENDMYPTRGVGYETILKEQKSQSMFVENKAFSMDEPSSAKKPVSPYSGYNGQLVTSVFQPTEMALMHKGPSEGNYDVILPRATANSQAISSANSTLRAEDAYAAQSWHATAQKDGKGIQAQTWACDNVRGLWANPC; encoded by the exons ATGGCCACGCCCTGGTTCCTGCTGATGTCCGTGTGGCTCCCGCTGAGATTTCTCCCTGTGTGCCGAGCTCAGGAGCCACCTCCGTCTGGGTGCGGCACGGACCTGCCCTTGCTGTATTACAACCTCTGCGACCTGTCAGCGGCCTGGGGCATCGTGCTGGAGGCAGTGGCCAGCTTCGGGGCAGTGAGCAGCTTCGTGCTCACCATCATACTAGTGGCCAGCCTGCCCTTCGTGCAGGACCCCAGGAAAAAGAGCCTGGTGGGGACTCAGGCATTCTTCCTTCTGGGCACGTTCGGCCTCTTCTGCCTGACTTTCGACTTCATCGTCAAGCGAGACTTCTCCACCTGCACCTCGCGGCGCTTCCTCTTCGGGGTCCTCTTTGGGATCTGCTTCTCCTGCCTGGTGGCCCATGCCATCACCCTTAACTTCCTGGCCAGGAGGAACCATGGGCTGCAAGGCTGGGTGACCTTCGGCGTggccctgctgctggccctggtTGAGGTGATCATCAACACCGAGTGGCTGCTCATCACCCTGGTGAGGAGCGAcggcccctcccaggacccctgcgaTGTGGCCAACGAGGACTTCGTCATGGCGCTCATCTTCGTCATGTTCCTCCTGCTGGCAGCCTTCGCTGCCGCCTGGCCCGCCCTGTGTGGCTGCTACAAGCACTGGAGGAAGCACATCATCTTCATCCTCCTCACCACCTCCCTGTCTATGACCATCTGGGTGGTCTGGATCATCATGTACCTCTACGGGAACCAACAGAGGGGGGGCCCGGCCTGGGATGACCCCACGCTGGCCATTGCTCTGGTGGCCAATGCCTGCGTCTTTGTCGTCTTCTATATCATCCCTGAGGTCTCCCATGTGACGCGTCCAGGCCCAGAGCAGACCTACGAGAACGACATGTACCCGACCAGGGGCGTGGGCTATGAGACCATCCTGAAGGAGCAGAAGTCCCAGAGCATGTTTGTGGAGAACAAGGCCTTCTCCATGGATGAACCCTCCTCAG CCAAGAAACCGGTGTCACCTTATAGCGGATACAACGGGCAGCTGGTGACGAGCGTATTCCAGCCCACGGAGATGGCTCTGATGCACAAAGGGCCC TCCGAAGGCAACTACGACGTCATTCTCCCCCGGGCCACCGCCAACAGCCAGGCAATCAGCAGTGCCAACTCTACCCTACGTGCAGAGGATGCCTATGCGGCACAGAGCTGGCATGCAACAGCCCAGAAGGATGGCAAGGGCATCCAG GCCCAGACTTGGGCGTGTGACAACGTGAGAGGCCTGTGGGCAAACCCCTGCTGA
- the GPRC5C gene encoding G-protein coupled receptor family C group 5 member C isoform X2, producing the protein MATPWFLLMSVWLPLRFLPVCRAQEPPPSGCGTDLPLLYYNLCDLSAAWGIVLEAVASFGAVSSFVLTIILVASLPFVQDPRKKSLVGTQAFFLLGTFGLFCLTFDFIVKRDFSTCTSRRFLFGVLFGICFSCLVAHAITLNFLARRNHGLQGWVTFGVALLLALVEVIINTEWLLITLVRSDGPSQDPCDVANEDFVMALIFVMFLLLAAFAAAWPALCGCYKHWRKHIIFILLTTSLSMTIWVVWIIMYLYGNQQRGGPAWDDPTLAIALVANACVFVVFYIIPEVSHVTRPGPEQTYENDMYPTRGVGYETILKEQKSQSMFVENKAFSMDEPSSAKKPVSPYSGYNGQLVTSVFQPTEMALMHKGPSEGNYDVILPRATANSQAISSANSTLRAEDAYAAQSWHATAQKDGKGIQAPSPYSKSRW; encoded by the exons ATGGCCACGCCCTGGTTCCTGCTGATGTCCGTGTGGCTCCCGCTGAGATTTCTCCCTGTGTGCCGAGCTCAGGAGCCACCTCCGTCTGGGTGCGGCACGGACCTGCCCTTGCTGTATTACAACCTCTGCGACCTGTCAGCGGCCTGGGGCATCGTGCTGGAGGCAGTGGCCAGCTTCGGGGCAGTGAGCAGCTTCGTGCTCACCATCATACTAGTGGCCAGCCTGCCCTTCGTGCAGGACCCCAGGAAAAAGAGCCTGGTGGGGACTCAGGCATTCTTCCTTCTGGGCACGTTCGGCCTCTTCTGCCTGACTTTCGACTTCATCGTCAAGCGAGACTTCTCCACCTGCACCTCGCGGCGCTTCCTCTTCGGGGTCCTCTTTGGGATCTGCTTCTCCTGCCTGGTGGCCCATGCCATCACCCTTAACTTCCTGGCCAGGAGGAACCATGGGCTGCAAGGCTGGGTGACCTTCGGCGTggccctgctgctggccctggtTGAGGTGATCATCAACACCGAGTGGCTGCTCATCACCCTGGTGAGGAGCGAcggcccctcccaggacccctgcgaTGTGGCCAACGAGGACTTCGTCATGGCGCTCATCTTCGTCATGTTCCTCCTGCTGGCAGCCTTCGCTGCCGCCTGGCCCGCCCTGTGTGGCTGCTACAAGCACTGGAGGAAGCACATCATCTTCATCCTCCTCACCACCTCCCTGTCTATGACCATCTGGGTGGTCTGGATCATCATGTACCTCTACGGGAACCAACAGAGGGGGGGCCCGGCCTGGGATGACCCCACGCTGGCCATTGCTCTGGTGGCCAATGCCTGCGTCTTTGTCGTCTTCTATATCATCCCTGAGGTCTCCCATGTGACGCGTCCAGGCCCAGAGCAGACCTACGAGAACGACATGTACCCGACCAGGGGCGTGGGCTATGAGACCATCCTGAAGGAGCAGAAGTCCCAGAGCATGTTTGTGGAGAACAAGGCCTTCTCCATGGATGAACCCTCCTCAG CCAAGAAACCGGTGTCACCTTATAGCGGATACAACGGGCAGCTGGTGACGAGCGTATTCCAGCCCACGGAGATGGCTCTGATGCACAAAGGGCCC TCCGAAGGCAACTACGACGTCATTCTCCCCCGGGCCACCGCCAACAGCCAGGCAATCAGCAGTGCCAACTCTACCCTACGTGCAGAGGATGCCTATGCGGCACAGAGCTGGCATGCAACAGCCCAGAAGGATGGCAAGGGCATCCAG GCTCCCTCTCCATACAGCAAGAGCAGGTGGTAG